A single Cyprinus carpio isolate SPL01 chromosome A6, ASM1834038v1, whole genome shotgun sequence DNA region contains:
- the LOC109091691 gene encoding transcriptional enhancer factor TEF-5-like isoform X3, with product MDGDAEGVWSPDIEQSFQEALAIYPPCGRRKIILSDEGKMYGRNELIARYIKLRTGKTRTRKQVSSHIQVLARKRVREYQAGIKDQASKDQALQKMAALSSAQIVSPSLIKSPLPPLPQSPYPPSARFWPTPIPGQPGPSEELVLRHNPGRSPGLGRTSYAIKPFAQTPYPNLSGPVQPPLSYEPLAPPLPPVATAVPVWQDRTIASSKLRLLEYSAFMELTQDQDSYSKHLFVQIGQTNPSYSDPLLEAVDIRQIYDKFPEKTGGLKELYEKGPQNAFFLVKFWADLNNSGVQDGPGSFYGVSSQYSSSENMTITVSTKVCSFGKQVVEKVETEYARVEGGKCLYRIHRSPMCEYMINFIHKLKHLPEKYMMNSVLENFTILQVVTNRETQETLLCIAFVFEVSTSEHGAQYHVYRLIKD from the exons ATGGACGGAGACGCCGAGGGCGTGTGGAGCCCCGACATCGAGCAGAGCTTTCAGGAGGCACTGGCTATATATCCACCCTGCGGCCGCCGCAAGATCATCCTGTCGGACGAGGGCAAGATGTACG GCCGCAATGAGCTTATTGCCAGATACATCAAGCTGAGAACAGGCAAAACCCGCACAAGAAAACAG GTATCTAGTCACATACAGGTGTTAGCGCGGAAGAGGGTTCGAGAGTATCAAGCAGGTATAAAG GATCAAGCGTCCAAAGACCAGGCCCTCCAGAAAATGGCAGCACTTTCCTCTGCTCAGATCGTGTCCCCTAGTCTAATCAAAAGTCCTCTTCCGCCTCTTCCACAGTCCCCCTACCCCCCGTCTGCACGG ttctggCCGACCCCCATCCCAGGCCAACCCGGACCCTCTGAGGA GCTGGTTCTTAGGCACAATCCAGGAAGAAGTCCTGGGCTTGGCCGCACCAGCTACGC CATCAAGCCATTTGCACAAACTCCTTACCCAAATCTATCAGGACCTGTTCAACCACCCTTAT CATATGAGCCCCTGGCCCCTCCTCTCCCGCCGGTTGCCACTGCAGTGCCCGTGTGGCAGGATCGCACCATTGCCTCCTCTAAACTGCGTCTTCTGGAGTACTCTGCGTTCATGGAGCTCACGCAGGACCAGGATTCT TACAGCAAACACCTGTTTGTTCAAATTGGCCAGACCAACCCCTCCTACAGCGACCCTCTGCTGGAGGCGGTGGACATCCGACAGATCTACGACAAGTTCCCCGAGAAGACGGGAGGACTCAAGGAGCTGTACGAGAAAGGCCCTCAGAACGCCTTCTTCCTCGTCAAATTCTgg GCGGATCTGAACAACAGCGGCGTTCAGGATGGACCGGGCTCCTTCTACGGAGTCAGCAGTCAGTACAGCAGCTCAGAGAACATGACCATCACCGTCTCTACCAAAGTCTGCTCTTTCGGGAAGCAAGTGGTGGAAAAAGTGGAG ACAGAGTACGCTCGTGTCGAGGGAGGGAAGTGTTTGTATCGAATCCATCGCTCTCCCATGTGCGAATATATGATCAACTTCATCCACAAGCTCAAGCACCTGCCTGAGAAATACATGATGAACAGCGTATTAGAAAACTTCACCATCTTACAG GTGGTGACCAACAGGGAAACCCAGGAGACTCTACTGTGTATAGCGTTTGTGTTTGAAGTGTCGACGAGTGAACACGGAGCACAATACCACGTCTATAGGCTCATTAAAGACTAG
- the LOC109091691 gene encoding transcriptional enhancer factor TEF-5-like isoform X6 — MDGDAEGVWSPDIEQSFQEALAIYPPCGRRKIILSDEGKMYGRNELIARYIKLRTGKTRTRKQVSSHIQVLARKRVREYQAGIKAMNLDQASKDQALQKMAALSSAQIVSPSLIKSPLPPLPQSPYPPSARFWPTPIPGQPGPSEDIKPFAQTPYPNLSGPVQPPLSYEPLAPPLPPVATAVPVWQDRTIASSKLRLLEYSAFMELTQDQDSYSKHLFVQIGQTNPSYSDPLLEAVDIRQIYDKFPEKTGGLKELYEKGPQNAFFLVKFWADLNNSGVQDGPGSFYGVSSQYSSSENMTITVSTKVCSFGKQVVEKVETEYARVEGGKCLYRIHRSPMCEYMINFIHKLKHLPEKYMMNSVLENFTILQVVTNRETQETLLCIAFVFEVSTSEHGAQYHVYRLIKD, encoded by the exons ATGGACGGAGACGCCGAGGGCGTGTGGAGCCCCGACATCGAGCAGAGCTTTCAGGAGGCACTGGCTATATATCCACCCTGCGGCCGCCGCAAGATCATCCTGTCGGACGAGGGCAAGATGTACG GCCGCAATGAGCTTATTGCCAGATACATCAAGCTGAGAACAGGCAAAACCCGCACAAGAAAACAG GTATCTAGTCACATACAGGTGTTAGCGCGGAAGAGGGTTCGAGAGTATCAAGCAGGTATAAAG GCAATGAACTTG GATCAAGCGTCCAAAGACCAGGCCCTCCAGAAAATGGCAGCACTTTCCTCTGCTCAGATCGTGTCCCCTAGTCTAATCAAAAGTCCTCTTCCGCCTCTTCCACAGTCCCCCTACCCCCCGTCTGCACGG ttctggCCGACCCCCATCCCAGGCCAACCCGGACCCTCTGAGGA CATCAAGCCATTTGCACAAACTCCTTACCCAAATCTATCAGGACCTGTTCAACCACCCTTAT CATATGAGCCCCTGGCCCCTCCTCTCCCGCCGGTTGCCACTGCAGTGCCCGTGTGGCAGGATCGCACCATTGCCTCCTCTAAACTGCGTCTTCTGGAGTACTCTGCGTTCATGGAGCTCACGCAGGACCAGGATTCT TACAGCAAACACCTGTTTGTTCAAATTGGCCAGACCAACCCCTCCTACAGCGACCCTCTGCTGGAGGCGGTGGACATCCGACAGATCTACGACAAGTTCCCCGAGAAGACGGGAGGACTCAAGGAGCTGTACGAGAAAGGCCCTCAGAACGCCTTCTTCCTCGTCAAATTCTgg GCGGATCTGAACAACAGCGGCGTTCAGGATGGACCGGGCTCCTTCTACGGAGTCAGCAGTCAGTACAGCAGCTCAGAGAACATGACCATCACCGTCTCTACCAAAGTCTGCTCTTTCGGGAAGCAAGTGGTGGAAAAAGTGGAG ACAGAGTACGCTCGTGTCGAGGGAGGGAAGTGTTTGTATCGAATCCATCGCTCTCCCATGTGCGAATATATGATCAACTTCATCCACAAGCTCAAGCACCTGCCTGAGAAATACATGATGAACAGCGTATTAGAAAACTTCACCATCTTACAG GTGGTGACCAACAGGGAAACCCAGGAGACTCTACTGTGTATAGCGTTTGTGTTTGAAGTGTCGACGAGTGAACACGGAGCACAATACCACGTCTATAGGCTCATTAAAGACTAG
- the LOC109091691 gene encoding transcriptional enhancer factor TEF-5-like isoform X2: MDGDAEGVWSPDIEQSFQEALAIYPPCGRRKIILSDEGKMYGRNELIARYIKLRTGKTRTRKQVSSHLQVLARRKSREIQSKLKAMNLDQASKDQALQKMAALSSAQIVSPSLIKSPLPPLPQSPYPPSARFWPTPIPGQPGPSEELVLRHNPGRSPGLGRTSYAIKPFAQTPYPNLSGPVQPPLSYEPLAPPLPPVATAVPVWQDRTIASSKLRLLEYSAFMELTQDQDSYSKHLFVQIGQTNPSYSDPLLEAVDIRQIYDKFPEKTGGLKELYEKGPQNAFFLVKFWADLNNSGVQDGPGSFYGVSSQYSSSENMTITVSTKVCSFGKQVVEKVETEYARVEGGKCLYRIHRSPMCEYMINFIHKLKHLPEKYMMNSVLENFTILQVVTNRETQETLLCIAFVFEVSTSEHGAQYHVYRLIKD; the protein is encoded by the exons ATGGACGGAGACGCCGAGGGCGTGTGGAGCCCCGACATCGAGCAGAGCTTTCAGGAGGCACTGGCTATATATCCACCCTGCGGCCGCCGCAAGATCATCCTGTCGGACGAGGGCAAGATGTACG GCCGCAATGAGCTTATTGCCAGATACATCAAGCTGAGAACAGGCAAAACCCGCACAAGAAAACAG GTTTCTAGCCATTTGCAGGTTCTTGCCCGGAGAAAATCTCGCGAGATACAGTCAAAGCTGAAG GCAATGAACTTG GATCAAGCGTCCAAAGACCAGGCCCTCCAGAAAATGGCAGCACTTTCCTCTGCTCAGATCGTGTCCCCTAGTCTAATCAAAAGTCCTCTTCCGCCTCTTCCACAGTCCCCCTACCCCCCGTCTGCACGG ttctggCCGACCCCCATCCCAGGCCAACCCGGACCCTCTGAGGA GCTGGTTCTTAGGCACAATCCAGGAAGAAGTCCTGGGCTTGGCCGCACCAGCTACGC CATCAAGCCATTTGCACAAACTCCTTACCCAAATCTATCAGGACCTGTTCAACCACCCTTAT CATATGAGCCCCTGGCCCCTCCTCTCCCGCCGGTTGCCACTGCAGTGCCCGTGTGGCAGGATCGCACCATTGCCTCCTCTAAACTGCGTCTTCTGGAGTACTCTGCGTTCATGGAGCTCACGCAGGACCAGGATTCT TACAGCAAACACCTGTTTGTTCAAATTGGCCAGACCAACCCCTCCTACAGCGACCCTCTGCTGGAGGCGGTGGACATCCGACAGATCTACGACAAGTTCCCCGAGAAGACGGGAGGACTCAAGGAGCTGTACGAGAAAGGCCCTCAGAACGCCTTCTTCCTCGTCAAATTCTgg GCGGATCTGAACAACAGCGGCGTTCAGGATGGACCGGGCTCCTTCTACGGAGTCAGCAGTCAGTACAGCAGCTCAGAGAACATGACCATCACCGTCTCTACCAAAGTCTGCTCTTTCGGGAAGCAAGTGGTGGAAAAAGTGGAG ACAGAGTACGCTCGTGTCGAGGGAGGGAAGTGTTTGTATCGAATCCATCGCTCTCCCATGTGCGAATATATGATCAACTTCATCCACAAGCTCAAGCACCTGCCTGAGAAATACATGATGAACAGCGTATTAGAAAACTTCACCATCTTACAG GTGGTGACCAACAGGGAAACCCAGGAGACTCTACTGTGTATAGCGTTTGTGTTTGAAGTGTCGACGAGTGAACACGGAGCACAATACCACGTCTATAGGCTCATTAAAGACTAG
- the LOC109091691 gene encoding transcriptional enhancer factor TEF-5-like isoform X4: MDGDAEGVWSPDIEQSFQEALAIYPPCGRRKIILSDEGKMYGRNELIARYIKLRTGKTRTRKQVSSHLQVLARRKSREIQSKLKDQASKDQALQKMAALSSAQIVSPSLIKSPLPPLPQSPYPPSARFWPTPIPGQPGPSEELVLRHNPGRSPGLGRTSYAIKPFAQTPYPNLSGPVQPPLSYEPLAPPLPPVATAVPVWQDRTIASSKLRLLEYSAFMELTQDQDSYSKHLFVQIGQTNPSYSDPLLEAVDIRQIYDKFPEKTGGLKELYEKGPQNAFFLVKFWADLNNSGVQDGPGSFYGVSSQYSSSENMTITVSTKVCSFGKQVVEKVETEYARVEGGKCLYRIHRSPMCEYMINFIHKLKHLPEKYMMNSVLENFTILQVVTNRETQETLLCIAFVFEVSTSEHGAQYHVYRLIKD; the protein is encoded by the exons ATGGACGGAGACGCCGAGGGCGTGTGGAGCCCCGACATCGAGCAGAGCTTTCAGGAGGCACTGGCTATATATCCACCCTGCGGCCGCCGCAAGATCATCCTGTCGGACGAGGGCAAGATGTACG GCCGCAATGAGCTTATTGCCAGATACATCAAGCTGAGAACAGGCAAAACCCGCACAAGAAAACAG GTTTCTAGCCATTTGCAGGTTCTTGCCCGGAGAAAATCTCGCGAGATACAGTCAAAGCTGAAG GATCAAGCGTCCAAAGACCAGGCCCTCCAGAAAATGGCAGCACTTTCCTCTGCTCAGATCGTGTCCCCTAGTCTAATCAAAAGTCCTCTTCCGCCTCTTCCACAGTCCCCCTACCCCCCGTCTGCACGG ttctggCCGACCCCCATCCCAGGCCAACCCGGACCCTCTGAGGA GCTGGTTCTTAGGCACAATCCAGGAAGAAGTCCTGGGCTTGGCCGCACCAGCTACGC CATCAAGCCATTTGCACAAACTCCTTACCCAAATCTATCAGGACCTGTTCAACCACCCTTAT CATATGAGCCCCTGGCCCCTCCTCTCCCGCCGGTTGCCACTGCAGTGCCCGTGTGGCAGGATCGCACCATTGCCTCCTCTAAACTGCGTCTTCTGGAGTACTCTGCGTTCATGGAGCTCACGCAGGACCAGGATTCT TACAGCAAACACCTGTTTGTTCAAATTGGCCAGACCAACCCCTCCTACAGCGACCCTCTGCTGGAGGCGGTGGACATCCGACAGATCTACGACAAGTTCCCCGAGAAGACGGGAGGACTCAAGGAGCTGTACGAGAAAGGCCCTCAGAACGCCTTCTTCCTCGTCAAATTCTgg GCGGATCTGAACAACAGCGGCGTTCAGGATGGACCGGGCTCCTTCTACGGAGTCAGCAGTCAGTACAGCAGCTCAGAGAACATGACCATCACCGTCTCTACCAAAGTCTGCTCTTTCGGGAAGCAAGTGGTGGAAAAAGTGGAG ACAGAGTACGCTCGTGTCGAGGGAGGGAAGTGTTTGTATCGAATCCATCGCTCTCCCATGTGCGAATATATGATCAACTTCATCCACAAGCTCAAGCACCTGCCTGAGAAATACATGATGAACAGCGTATTAGAAAACTTCACCATCTTACAG GTGGTGACCAACAGGGAAACCCAGGAGACTCTACTGTGTATAGCGTTTGTGTTTGAAGTGTCGACGAGTGAACACGGAGCACAATACCACGTCTATAGGCTCATTAAAGACTAG
- the LOC109091691 gene encoding transcriptional enhancer factor TEF-5-like isoform X1 has translation MDGDAEGVWSPDIEQSFQEALAIYPPCGRRKIILSDEGKMYGRNELIARYIKLRTGKTRTRKQVSSHIQVLARKRVREYQAGIKAMNLDQASKDQALQKMAALSSAQIVSPSLIKSPLPPLPQSPYPPSARFWPTPIPGQPGPSEELVLRHNPGRSPGLGRTSYAIKPFAQTPYPNLSGPVQPPLSYEPLAPPLPPVATAVPVWQDRTIASSKLRLLEYSAFMELTQDQDSYSKHLFVQIGQTNPSYSDPLLEAVDIRQIYDKFPEKTGGLKELYEKGPQNAFFLVKFWADLNNSGVQDGPGSFYGVSSQYSSSENMTITVSTKVCSFGKQVVEKVETEYARVEGGKCLYRIHRSPMCEYMINFIHKLKHLPEKYMMNSVLENFTILQVVTNRETQETLLCIAFVFEVSTSEHGAQYHVYRLIKD, from the exons ATGGACGGAGACGCCGAGGGCGTGTGGAGCCCCGACATCGAGCAGAGCTTTCAGGAGGCACTGGCTATATATCCACCCTGCGGCCGCCGCAAGATCATCCTGTCGGACGAGGGCAAGATGTACG GCCGCAATGAGCTTATTGCCAGATACATCAAGCTGAGAACAGGCAAAACCCGCACAAGAAAACAG GTATCTAGTCACATACAGGTGTTAGCGCGGAAGAGGGTTCGAGAGTATCAAGCAGGTATAAAG GCAATGAACTTG GATCAAGCGTCCAAAGACCAGGCCCTCCAGAAAATGGCAGCACTTTCCTCTGCTCAGATCGTGTCCCCTAGTCTAATCAAAAGTCCTCTTCCGCCTCTTCCACAGTCCCCCTACCCCCCGTCTGCACGG ttctggCCGACCCCCATCCCAGGCCAACCCGGACCCTCTGAGGA GCTGGTTCTTAGGCACAATCCAGGAAGAAGTCCTGGGCTTGGCCGCACCAGCTACGC CATCAAGCCATTTGCACAAACTCCTTACCCAAATCTATCAGGACCTGTTCAACCACCCTTAT CATATGAGCCCCTGGCCCCTCCTCTCCCGCCGGTTGCCACTGCAGTGCCCGTGTGGCAGGATCGCACCATTGCCTCCTCTAAACTGCGTCTTCTGGAGTACTCTGCGTTCATGGAGCTCACGCAGGACCAGGATTCT TACAGCAAACACCTGTTTGTTCAAATTGGCCAGACCAACCCCTCCTACAGCGACCCTCTGCTGGAGGCGGTGGACATCCGACAGATCTACGACAAGTTCCCCGAGAAGACGGGAGGACTCAAGGAGCTGTACGAGAAAGGCCCTCAGAACGCCTTCTTCCTCGTCAAATTCTgg GCGGATCTGAACAACAGCGGCGTTCAGGATGGACCGGGCTCCTTCTACGGAGTCAGCAGTCAGTACAGCAGCTCAGAGAACATGACCATCACCGTCTCTACCAAAGTCTGCTCTTTCGGGAAGCAAGTGGTGGAAAAAGTGGAG ACAGAGTACGCTCGTGTCGAGGGAGGGAAGTGTTTGTATCGAATCCATCGCTCTCCCATGTGCGAATATATGATCAACTTCATCCACAAGCTCAAGCACCTGCCTGAGAAATACATGATGAACAGCGTATTAGAAAACTTCACCATCTTACAG GTGGTGACCAACAGGGAAACCCAGGAGACTCTACTGTGTATAGCGTTTGTGTTTGAAGTGTCGACGAGTGAACACGGAGCACAATACCACGTCTATAGGCTCATTAAAGACTAG
- the LOC109091691 gene encoding transcriptional enhancer factor TEF-5-like isoform X7 — protein sequence MDGDAEGVWSPDIEQSFQEALAIYPPCGRRKIILSDEGKMYGRNELIARYIKLRTGKTRTRKQVSSHLQVLARRKSREIQSKLKDQASKDQALQKMAALSSAQIVSPSLIKSPLPPLPQSPYPPSARFWPTPIPGQPGPSEDIKPFAQTPYPNLSGPVQPPLSYEPLAPPLPPVATAVPVWQDRTIASSKLRLLEYSAFMELTQDQDSYSKHLFVQIGQTNPSYSDPLLEAVDIRQIYDKFPEKTGGLKELYEKGPQNAFFLVKFWADLNNSGVQDGPGSFYGVSSQYSSSENMTITVSTKVCSFGKQVVEKVETEYARVEGGKCLYRIHRSPMCEYMINFIHKLKHLPEKYMMNSVLENFTILQVVTNRETQETLLCIAFVFEVSTSEHGAQYHVYRLIKD from the exons ATGGACGGAGACGCCGAGGGCGTGTGGAGCCCCGACATCGAGCAGAGCTTTCAGGAGGCACTGGCTATATATCCACCCTGCGGCCGCCGCAAGATCATCCTGTCGGACGAGGGCAAGATGTACG GCCGCAATGAGCTTATTGCCAGATACATCAAGCTGAGAACAGGCAAAACCCGCACAAGAAAACAG GTTTCTAGCCATTTGCAGGTTCTTGCCCGGAGAAAATCTCGCGAGATACAGTCAAAGCTGAAG GATCAAGCGTCCAAAGACCAGGCCCTCCAGAAAATGGCAGCACTTTCCTCTGCTCAGATCGTGTCCCCTAGTCTAATCAAAAGTCCTCTTCCGCCTCTTCCACAGTCCCCCTACCCCCCGTCTGCACGG ttctggCCGACCCCCATCCCAGGCCAACCCGGACCCTCTGAGGA CATCAAGCCATTTGCACAAACTCCTTACCCAAATCTATCAGGACCTGTTCAACCACCCTTAT CATATGAGCCCCTGGCCCCTCCTCTCCCGCCGGTTGCCACTGCAGTGCCCGTGTGGCAGGATCGCACCATTGCCTCCTCTAAACTGCGTCTTCTGGAGTACTCTGCGTTCATGGAGCTCACGCAGGACCAGGATTCT TACAGCAAACACCTGTTTGTTCAAATTGGCCAGACCAACCCCTCCTACAGCGACCCTCTGCTGGAGGCGGTGGACATCCGACAGATCTACGACAAGTTCCCCGAGAAGACGGGAGGACTCAAGGAGCTGTACGAGAAAGGCCCTCAGAACGCCTTCTTCCTCGTCAAATTCTgg GCGGATCTGAACAACAGCGGCGTTCAGGATGGACCGGGCTCCTTCTACGGAGTCAGCAGTCAGTACAGCAGCTCAGAGAACATGACCATCACCGTCTCTACCAAAGTCTGCTCTTTCGGGAAGCAAGTGGTGGAAAAAGTGGAG ACAGAGTACGCTCGTGTCGAGGGAGGGAAGTGTTTGTATCGAATCCATCGCTCTCCCATGTGCGAATATATGATCAACTTCATCCACAAGCTCAAGCACCTGCCTGAGAAATACATGATGAACAGCGTATTAGAAAACTTCACCATCTTACAG GTGGTGACCAACAGGGAAACCCAGGAGACTCTACTGTGTATAGCGTTTGTGTTTGAAGTGTCGACGAGTGAACACGGAGCACAATACCACGTCTATAGGCTCATTAAAGACTAG
- the LOC109091691 gene encoding transcriptional enhancer factor TEF-5-like isoform X5, which produces MDGDAEGVWSPDIEQSFQEALAIYPPCGRRKIILSDEGKMYGRNELIARYIKLRTGKTRTRKQVSSHLQVLARRKSREIQSKLKAMNLDQASKDQALQKMAALSSAQIVSPSLIKSPLPPLPQSPYPPSARFWPTPIPGQPGPSEDIKPFAQTPYPNLSGPVQPPLSYEPLAPPLPPVATAVPVWQDRTIASSKLRLLEYSAFMELTQDQDSYSKHLFVQIGQTNPSYSDPLLEAVDIRQIYDKFPEKTGGLKELYEKGPQNAFFLVKFWADLNNSGVQDGPGSFYGVSSQYSSSENMTITVSTKVCSFGKQVVEKVETEYARVEGGKCLYRIHRSPMCEYMINFIHKLKHLPEKYMMNSVLENFTILQVVTNRETQETLLCIAFVFEVSTSEHGAQYHVYRLIKD; this is translated from the exons ATGGACGGAGACGCCGAGGGCGTGTGGAGCCCCGACATCGAGCAGAGCTTTCAGGAGGCACTGGCTATATATCCACCCTGCGGCCGCCGCAAGATCATCCTGTCGGACGAGGGCAAGATGTACG GCCGCAATGAGCTTATTGCCAGATACATCAAGCTGAGAACAGGCAAAACCCGCACAAGAAAACAG GTTTCTAGCCATTTGCAGGTTCTTGCCCGGAGAAAATCTCGCGAGATACAGTCAAAGCTGAAG GCAATGAACTTG GATCAAGCGTCCAAAGACCAGGCCCTCCAGAAAATGGCAGCACTTTCCTCTGCTCAGATCGTGTCCCCTAGTCTAATCAAAAGTCCTCTTCCGCCTCTTCCACAGTCCCCCTACCCCCCGTCTGCACGG ttctggCCGACCCCCATCCCAGGCCAACCCGGACCCTCTGAGGA CATCAAGCCATTTGCACAAACTCCTTACCCAAATCTATCAGGACCTGTTCAACCACCCTTAT CATATGAGCCCCTGGCCCCTCCTCTCCCGCCGGTTGCCACTGCAGTGCCCGTGTGGCAGGATCGCACCATTGCCTCCTCTAAACTGCGTCTTCTGGAGTACTCTGCGTTCATGGAGCTCACGCAGGACCAGGATTCT TACAGCAAACACCTGTTTGTTCAAATTGGCCAGACCAACCCCTCCTACAGCGACCCTCTGCTGGAGGCGGTGGACATCCGACAGATCTACGACAAGTTCCCCGAGAAGACGGGAGGACTCAAGGAGCTGTACGAGAAAGGCCCTCAGAACGCCTTCTTCCTCGTCAAATTCTgg GCGGATCTGAACAACAGCGGCGTTCAGGATGGACCGGGCTCCTTCTACGGAGTCAGCAGTCAGTACAGCAGCTCAGAGAACATGACCATCACCGTCTCTACCAAAGTCTGCTCTTTCGGGAAGCAAGTGGTGGAAAAAGTGGAG ACAGAGTACGCTCGTGTCGAGGGAGGGAAGTGTTTGTATCGAATCCATCGCTCTCCCATGTGCGAATATATGATCAACTTCATCCACAAGCTCAAGCACCTGCCTGAGAAATACATGATGAACAGCGTATTAGAAAACTTCACCATCTTACAG GTGGTGACCAACAGGGAAACCCAGGAGACTCTACTGTGTATAGCGTTTGTGTTTGAAGTGTCGACGAGTGAACACGGAGCACAATACCACGTCTATAGGCTCATTAAAGACTAG